One Panulirus ornatus isolate Po-2019 chromosome 16, ASM3632096v1, whole genome shotgun sequence genomic window carries:
- the LOC139753908 gene encoding uncharacterized protein, with protein MPTTLHASGKRLGWPSLVATAAGNKHRLLYSLYCHSGSHFLVDTGAEFSVFSSSGTDTRPGKKGPPLTDANGSNGRTYRVHTITRNFNICRFKWTFTNADVSQPMPGADFLRAHSLLVDVKGRLLDIETFDSVTLRHAVLIAPNLDLVTSITISKTSGGWKPCGDYHRLDEVTTADWYPVTRIQLLTANLNGAKGFSKVDLLRGYHQLPVHSDDIPKTVIIIPFSPLNAFRPKEHCPSFPTANGQSGPLLAGMPCTRPAVQPEAL; from the exons ATGCCGACCACCCTGCACGCATCCGGGAAACGCCTCGGCTGGCCGTCGCTAGTGGCAACTGCGGCCGGCAATAAACATCGCCTCCTCTATAGCTTGTATTGTCATTCGGGGAGCCATTTTCTCGTAGACACGGGAGCGGAGTTCAGTGTTTTCTCCTCCTCGGGCACCGACACTCGTCCCGGAAAGAAGGGGCCTCCCCTAACCGATGCCAACGGTAGCAACGGAAGAACATACAGGGTCCACACGATCACGCGTAACTTCAACATCTGTCGTTTCAAGTGGACTTTTACCAACGCCGACGTCTCACAACCCATGCCGGGCGCCGACTTCCTAAGGGCGCACTCCCTACTAGTCGACGTAAAAGGACGTCTCCTTGATATTGAGACATTCGATTCGGTCACCTTGCGCCACGCGGTATTGATTGCGCCCAACCTCGACTTGGTGACCTCGATAACGA TCTCCAAAACTTCTGGGGGTTGGAAACCCTGTGGGGACTACCACCGTCTCGACGAGGTCACAACAGCCGATTGGTACCCTGTCACTCGCATCCAGCTCCTCACGGCAAACCTGAACGGTGCCAAGGGATTCTCCAAGGTGGACCTGTTACGCGGCTACCATCAGCTGCCGGTCCACTCAGACGACATCCCCAAGACGGTCATCATCATCCCGTTCAGCCCCTTGAATGCCTTTCGGCCTAAAGAACACTGCCCAAGCTTTCCAACGGCTAATGGACAGAGTGGGCCGCTCTTGGCAGGAATGCCGTGCACACGTCCGGCAGTTCAACCAGAGGCTCTATGA